GCGGAGTTCGGCGATTCGGGACAGTTGGGATGCGCCGCATGCTACCGTGCCTTCAAGGAGACGCTGGTCCCGCTCTTCAAGCAGATTCACGGCAATGAGTTCCATCGGGGCAAGGTCCCCGTGTCCGATCCGTCGCGGCAGAAGACGCGGCGCGAACTGATCGACCTCAGGCGGGCCCTGAAGAAGGCCGTCGGCCGTGAAGCCTACGAACAGGCGGCGGACCTGCGGGACCGCATCAAGGAACTCGAGCGCGGCTCGGACCTGCAGCAGGTGGCCCATGGATAGGCCCATGGACAACGCAATGGAAAACCTGTACACGGAACTGCTGGTCGACGTACCGCAATGGTGCGTGCCTGAAGGCGATACGGCGGACCTGGTGATCAGCAGCCGGGCACGACTTGCGCGGAACCTGACCACCCTGCCCTTCGTGCACCGTTCGATCAAGAACGAGCGGTTCCGCGTGATCGAACAGGTGGAAAACGCCGTCCAGCGCAGCGAAAACGTGGCGCGGTCGGTGTACCTGTCGCTGCTGGACACGTCGGAACTGGACCGCGGGGTGCTGGTGGAAAGACGGTTGATCAGCCCTTCCCTGGCGGACGGGACGCGGCCAGCGGGCGTGTTCATTGGCCCCGGAGAAACCTTCAGCCTCATGGTGAACGAGGAAGACCACCTGCGCCTGCAGACCATCAAGGGCGGCCTGCAGGTGCGCGCCGCCTGGCAGGAAGCGGACAAAATCGATACCGAACTGAGCAAAACACTTGATTTTGCCTTCTCGGATGAGTTTGGTTATTTAACGTCCTGTCCCAGCAACACGGGCACCGGAATGCGGCTGTCGGTGTTAATGCACCTGCCGGGTCTGACCCTGGCGGACCAGATGGCTTCCCTGGGATGCGCCATGGAGGAGATCGGGTTCACGGTGCGGGGACTGCACGGCGAAGGCACCGGGCGATCGGGCAACATGTACCAGGTGTCCAACCAGTGCACCCTGGGACACGCCGAGGAGGAGATCGTAGATCGGCTCGACCGCGTCACGCGCCGGTTGGCCGCCTTCGAGGAACGGGCCTGCGACGCCCTGGCAAGCAGGGCGAAACGCCAGACGGTAGACAGGGTGGCCCGGGCGTACGGCCTGCTTATGCATGCCCGGCTGCTCGGCGAGATGGAAGCGCTGGATGCCCTGTCCATGCTCAGGATGGGCGCGTATATGCGGATCTGCAAGGGCATGGAGACCAGTGCGTTCAACCAGTTGATGATCGCGATACAGCCCGCGCACATCCGGATGGCCTCGGGCCGGGAAATGACGGCGGAGGAACAGGATGAGCGACGCGCGGAGCTGGTCAGGGAACACCTGAGGTACTGACAAAGACGGCGAACACACTCCGGCCGGGGGTTCCGACTCCGGACCATGAAGGGAGGGATGCTCAAGATGCCCCAGGGAAACAACAACAAGTTTACGGAACGGTTCAAAAGGGTGATGCACATCGCCCGGGAAGAAGCCGCTCGACTGCAGCATGACTACATCGCCACGGAGCACCTGCTGCTGGCCTTCATCCGGGATGGGGAAGGGACCGCGGCGGCCATGCTGCGCAACATGGGCATCGATCTCGAAGACCTCCGGCAGTCCATCGAGGAGGCTACGGTATCCCAGTCGAGCGCGCTCACGATCGGCCAGGTTCCCTTTACGCCGAGGGCGAAACAGGCCCTGGAGATCGCCGCGCACGAAGCCAACAACATGAAGTCGAAATACGTGGGGACCGAACACCTGCTGCTCGCGCTGGTCCGGGACAAGCAGGGGATCGCCTCCCAGATCCTCTCGACCTACGACGTGACGTTCGAGAAGATCAAGGAAGAGATTCAGAACATCCAGAGCGACCGTTCGGTGACCAAGAAGGACGCCCAGCGCAGCCGGACGCCCTTTCTGGATCATTTCGGTCGCGACCTCACCGAAATGGCGCGCGGCGGCAAACTCGATCCGGTCATCGGCCGCGACAAGGAAATCGAACGGGTCACCCAGGTCCTCAGCCGGCGGAAGAAGAACAACCCGGCGCTGATCGGCGAGCCCGGCGTGGGCAAGACCGCCATCGCCGAAGGGCTTGCGCAGCGCATCGTGCAGCGCAGCGTCCCCCAGATCCTGGAGAACAAGCGCGTCGTGACGCTGGACATGGCCTCGATCGTGGCCGGGACCAAGTACCGGGGACAGTTCGAGGACCGGCTGAAATCCATCATGGCCGAGATCACCAAGTCGGACGAGGTAATCATCTTCATCGACGAGCTCCATTCGATCGTCGGGGCGGGCGGCGCCGAGGGCAGTCTCGACGCGTCCAACATCTTCAAGCCGGCTCTCGCCCGGGGCGAACTGCAGTGCATCGGCGCCACGACGCTTGACGAGTACCGCAAGCACATCGAAAAGGACGGCGCGCTCGAACGCCGGTTCCAGAAGGTGATCGTGGACCAGCCGAGCATCGAGGAAACCATCGACATGCTCAAAGGGCTGCGCAGCCGGTTCGAGGAATACCATCACGTCAAGTATACGGACGACGCCCTCGAGTTCGCCGTTAAACAGTCCGACCGGTACATCAAGGACCGCTTCCTCCCGGACAAGGCCATCGACATCATCGACGAGGCCGGGTCCAAGGCGCAGCTGTCCAAGATGACGGTCCCCGAGGAGATCCGGGAGATCGAGGAACAGCTCCAGGCCATTCAGGAAAAGAAGGTGGAGGCCGCCCAGCAGCAGGAGTTCGAACGCGCAGCCGCGCTGCGGGACCGACAGGAGGAGCTGCAGCGCGAGTACGACGAGGCGTTCATGGCCTGGCGCGAACGGGTGTCCGACCAGGTGGTGACCGTCTCCGAGAACGACATGGCGCAGATCATCTCGAGCATGACGGGCATACCCATGTTCCGGCTCGAGGAACAGGAATCGAGGAGCCTGCTGCGCATGGAGGACGAGCTGAAGAAACGGATCATCGGCCAGGACATGGCCATCCAGGTGCTGAGCAAGGCCATCCGGCGTTCGCGCTCCGGGCTGAAGAACCCCAACCGGCCCATCGGATCGTTTCTCTTCCTCGGACCCACCGGTGTGGGCAAGACGGAACTGGCCAAGATCCTGGCCTCCTTCCTCTTCCAGGACAGCGACGCCCTGATCTTCATCGACATGTCCGAATACATGGAGAAGTTCAACGTGTCCCGTCTGATCGGCGCTCCGCCGGGCTACGTGGGATTCAACGAAGGCGGGCACCTGTCGGAGAAGGTACGGCGCAAACCCTATTCCGTCATTCTGCTGGACGAGGTGGAGAAGGCCCATCCGGACGTATTCAATATCCTCCTGCAGATACTGGACGAGGGCACGCTGACCGACAGTAACGGCCGCCGGGTGGACTTCCGCAACACGATTATTATCATGACTTCCAATCTCGGCACCCGGGACATCAACAAGGCCGGAGGCCTGGGCTTCCAGCAGGACGCCAAAGTCGACTACGAAAAGATGGAGGCCACCGTCAAGGAAGAGGTGAAGAAACTGTTCAATCCGGAGTTTCTGAACCGGCTCGACGAGTCGGTGGTCTTCCGCCAGTTGAACCCGTCCGACATCTCCCGGATCATCGATCTGCAGCTCAAGGAAATCAACGAAAGGATGAGCGAAAGGGGCATCCGCATTTCATTGACGCAGAGTGCGCGGGAACTGTTGTCCGACAAGGGATATGACCCGGTCTACAACGCCCGGTTCATGAACCAGACCATCCAGCGCATGCTCGAGGATCCGCTTGCGGAAGAGCTGCTGAAGGGCACGTTCGGCGACGGCGATGAAATCAGGGTCGGCAAGAAGGGCGAAAACCTGACGTTCTACAAGGCCGAGACCGCTGATTCCGGCAAAGCGCCCGTCCTCACCGAGTCGGAAGCTTGAAAGCGCGGATCCGCGGGCCGAGTCCTTCCGAGTATGTCCGGTTGAAACCCTCGGACGGGAACCCGTGATGCGGGATGCGCGTAGAATCGACAGCCGGTTCGCTTGCGCCGTGTTCGCTTGCGCCGTTGTCATGTCGATAGCCGGCTTCTGCCGATCGATTACCCGCATGGACGGGAAAGTTGCCTTAGTGTCTTCAAAGTCATCCATGTATTTCAAACCCTTCCTTGTACTGATCCTTACGGGCGGGATTCTTGCCTCCGCATCCGTGAGTCCCCAGAAAGTCTTCGGACAACAGCAGCAGTCTTTGATTGCCGACGTGCGTATCGAGGGGCACGCCAACGTGGATGAACCCCTCATTCGGTCGATGACCGCGCTGAAAGCGGGTAATCCCTACAATCCCCGAGACGGCGCCACTACGATCAAGCAACTGTACCGGCTGGGACTGTTCGAGGACATACGCATCTACGTAAGTGGAGGCGCGACGGGTCTGATCGTGACCGTAAACGTCAAGGAATACCCGTTGCTGGACCGCCTGGAGTTCGAGGGCAACGATAAGATCAAAGACGACGAACTCGAATGCATTTCGGGTATTTTCCAGGGCCAGGCNNNNNNNNNNACCGGCGCATATTACGAAAAGGGGTACCTGCTCGCCACGCTGAATGAACGCGTCCTCGTGGAAAGAAACAACGCGATCATGCGGATCGAAATCGATGAAGGCGAGAAGGTGGGGCTGGGCGAGATCTTTATCGAAAACAACGTGTCCGTACCGGAAAAGGAGTTGCAGAAGGCCTTTCGAAAGAAAGCGGAAACGGAAGAAGAACATTTCTGGAAAGAGGGCGACCTGCGCCGGGAACGCCTGCTGGACCAGTTCGAGAAACTCGTCCAGGAATACCGCAAGCACGGTTTCCGGGACGCGGAAGTCGTGAGCGACACGCTCTGGTTCAGCGAGGACAGGAAGCGGATGTACATCAAGGTCGATGTCAACGAGGGAAGGCGGTATTACCTCGGGGACGTCGCCTTCGAGGGGAACACGAAGTTCACCGGCGATCAACTGTCCAGTCTCATCAAGATCGACGCGGGCCAACCCTTCAACGAAGAGGAATACCAGGAAAGCGTGTCGACCATCTACGAAGCGTATGGCGAACTGGGTTATCTGTACGCCACGCCCATCG
This genomic interval from Gemmatimonadota bacterium contains the following:
- a CDS encoding protein arginine kinase, which encodes MDRPMDNAMENLYTELLVDVPQWCVPEGDTADLVISSRARLARNLTTLPFVHRSIKNERFRVIEQVENAVQRSENVARSVYLSLLDTSELDRGVLVERRLISPSLADGTRPAGVFIGPGETFSLMVNEEDHLRLQTIKGGLQVRAAWQEADKIDTELSKTLDFAFSDEFGYLTSCPSNTGTGMRLSVLMHLPGLTLADQMASLGCAMEEIGFTVRGLHGEGTGRSGNMYQVSNQCTLGHAEEEIVDRLDRVTRRLAAFEERACDALASRAKRQTVDRVARAYGLLMHARLLGEMEALDALSMLRMGAYMRICKGMETSAFNQLMIAIQPAHIRMASGREMTAEEQDERRAELVREHLRY
- a CDS encoding ATP-dependent Clp protease ATP-binding subunit; this encodes MPQGNNNKFTERFKRVMHIAREEAARLQHDYIATEHLLLAFIRDGEGTAAAMLRNMGIDLEDLRQSIEEATVSQSSALTIGQVPFTPRAKQALEIAAHEANNMKSKYVGTEHLLLALVRDKQGIASQILSTYDVTFEKIKEEIQNIQSDRSVTKKDAQRSRTPFLDHFGRDLTEMARGGKLDPVIGRDKEIERVTQVLSRRKKNNPALIGEPGVGKTAIAEGLAQRIVQRSVPQILENKRVVTLDMASIVAGTKYRGQFEDRLKSIMAEITKSDEVIIFIDELHSIVGAGGAEGSLDASNIFKPALARGELQCIGATTLDEYRKHIEKDGALERRFQKVIVDQPSIEETIDMLKGLRSRFEEYHHVKYTDDALEFAVKQSDRYIKDRFLPDKAIDIIDEAGSKAQLSKMTVPEEIREIEEQLQAIQEKKVEAAQQQEFERAAALRDRQEELQREYDEAFMAWRERVSDQVVTVSENDMAQIISSMTGIPMFRLEEQESRSLLRMEDELKKRIIGQDMAIQVLSKAIRRSRSGLKNPNRPIGSFLFLGPTGVGKTELAKILASFLFQDSDALIFIDMSEYMEKFNVSRLIGAPPGYVGFNEGGHLSEKVRRKPYSVILLDEVEKAHPDVFNILLQILDEGTLTDSNGRRVDFRNTIIIMTSNLGTRDINKAGGLGFQQDAKVDYEKMEATVKEEVKKLFNPEFLNRLDESVVFRQLNPSDISRIIDLQLKEINERMSERGIRISLTQSARELLSDKGYDPVYNARFMNQTIQRMLEDPLAEELLKGTFGDGDEIRVGKKGENLTFYKAETADSGKAPVLTESEA